Proteins from one Pseudomonadota bacterium genomic window:
- a CDS encoding PEGA domain-containing protein, with protein sequence MAVRLCRYLAAGIFSMVAPLNVSLAEVEPPKGQGDESLIRAAIFVQNNAGEKLDESVSMFIDVLGSRLADKGFSILDSHDVIARFQETKNNDDKFAGAVADAAKLVKFEKTESSVDQVLTGASALRIAQMLDANYLIVATLSSLGEERRRFTGEGTLYKTNNEVLIRTLRVSIRVLEGNQGGSVYGDTLAVSKKIGSVAQLEVVTDDMNNALIDEAAQQIADNISKKISKIRDAKVETLSMAELTFTSNIEGATVEIDGAVLGTVPGSFAVRPGLHQIAVSKEWYSTWRRTINVVPNQVITVALERSKEGEVRHEEALRVARQDELTRKQADAAIAVAKEQSGADAYAKKAEAEGKKEYLQNSYSKIEGNIDNLTIEREPDAVFKIEEQAK encoded by the coding sequence ATGGCTGTACGATTATGCAGGTATCTCGCGGCAGGTATCTTTTCAATGGTCGCCCCTCTCAATGTCTCTTTGGCCGAAGTCGAGCCGCCAAAGGGGCAGGGAGATGAATCTTTAATTCGAGCGGCCATCTTCGTGCAGAACAATGCGGGCGAAAAACTCGATGAGAGCGTCTCGATGTTTATAGACGTCCTCGGATCCCGTTTAGCAGACAAGGGGTTCTCTATCCTCGATTCCCACGACGTTATCGCGCGGTTTCAAGAGACGAAAAACAATGATGATAAGTTTGCTGGTGCCGTGGCGGATGCCGCTAAGCTAGTGAAGTTTGAAAAAACAGAAAGCTCTGTTGACCAGGTTCTTACGGGTGCTTCTGCTCTTCGAATTGCGCAAATGCTTGATGCTAATTATCTAATCGTTGCCACCCTTTCGTCGCTCGGAGAGGAGCGTAGGCGATTTACCGGGGAGGGGACGCTCTACAAGACCAACAACGAGGTCCTTATCCGCACTCTCCGCGTAAGCATCCGAGTGCTTGAGGGAAATCAAGGTGGCTCGGTGTACGGCGATACTCTTGCGGTGTCAAAAAAAATCGGATCCGTTGCGCAACTTGAGGTTGTAACTGACGACATGAATAACGCGCTGATCGATGAAGCGGCTCAGCAGATTGCGGACAATATATCAAAGAAGATCTCGAAGATTCGTGACGCTAAAGTTGAGACACTCTCGATGGCTGAACTTACGTTTACATCGAATATTGAGGGGGCAACCGTTGAAATCGATGGAGCTGTTTTGGGAACGGTCCCAGGGAGCTTTGCTGTTCGACCAGGCCTTCATCAAATCGCGGTGTCTAAGGAGTGGTACTCGACGTGGAGACGCACGATCAACGTGGTTCCAAACCAAGTAATCACTGTGGCGCTTGAGAGGTCAAAAGAAGGAGAAGTGCGACATGAGGAGGCGCTTCGTGTTGCTCGCCAGGACGAATTGACTCGTAAGCAGGCTGATGCTGCTATTGCAGTGGCGAAGGAGCAGAGCGGGGCTGATGCGTACGCCAAGAAAGCTGAGGCAGAAGGGAAAAAAGAGTATCTCCAAAACAGCTACTCAAAGATCGAGGGGAATATCGATAATCTGACCATCGAGCGGGAGCCCGACGCAGTTTTTAAGATTGAAGAGCAGGCCAAGTAG
- a CDS encoding RNB domain-containing ribonuclease gives MSIFPKGSSKPTTQNLKSQVSDSVIDTRVDSIVDSIVQFEDDGAVILAVVTAIKKDKRTILTIRGRELDLAPQRLYTLPGAAASITGSTAARIEALKALQGRIESEADALNVSELWSFVQDDVRTYSVAELCKSYFGSDTLEKHAGLRIALIRERLHFKRDKDLFEPRVAAVVDDLKCAEEAKRKKAQVREITVEFLAKRKQDSTLPIPLEIRDNIQLLEEVAAGIQHTEPARQKEGKELVHLAMQLLKLPENTSPEKQAFEILLTIGHFERDTNLSFIRHRIPVQHEARAVLEGESLVIPSEIADFPEHERSFREDLTRLRAITIDDVSTQDMDDAISLEQTQDGYQLGIHITDVAWAVLPETYLDFAARRRATSIYSADQTVNMLPSELSESKLSLKQGAVRPALSVILSMDRSFEVLSSRITPAFIKAAERYSYDQVDHLLEQGDSTLLLLHDIAAACEERRIRKGATRVHKREVVPFKEEDGSIRLLEIEEDGPARMLVSEMMVLANSIMAQFAATHGIPVLFRGQERAEGAKEGAKDGATEELVPEGPAKDFSARTKLKKSSTSCEPRSHAGLGLDAYIQATSPIRRYMDLCHQRQFISFFRTSKPWVTRPEFELIAKEVEGHLQAATVASRETRRYWLLRYLEQRERGKAIAGTVVRLDLKTPLIELDEIYITLFARVPKGTKLGDHVSLKISAIDPHTEYVRLEAV, from the coding sequence ATGAGTATCTTTCCTAAGGGGTCCAGCAAGCCCACTACACAAAATCTAAAGAGCCAAGTTAGCGATTCGGTTATCGATACTAGAGTCGATAGCATAGTTGATAGTATAGTGCAGTTCGAAGATGACGGAGCCGTCATCCTTGCTGTTGTTACGGCGATCAAAAAAGACAAACGCACTATTCTTACAATTCGAGGGCGGGAGCTCGATCTCGCCCCACAGCGGCTCTACACCCTGCCAGGCGCAGCAGCATCTATTACAGGCAGCACAGCAGCTCGAATTGAGGCGTTGAAAGCGTTACAGGGGCGGATTGAGAGCGAGGCTGATGCGCTTAACGTTTCGGAGCTCTGGAGCTTCGTGCAGGATGATGTGCGTACGTACTCCGTTGCTGAGCTATGTAAGAGCTACTTTGGCTCTGATACGTTAGAGAAACATGCGGGGCTGCGCATAGCGCTGATTAGGGAGCGACTACACTTCAAACGTGATAAGGATCTTTTTGAGCCGCGCGTGGCTGCTGTTGTTGATGATCTTAAGTGTGCCGAGGAGGCCAAGAGAAAGAAGGCGCAGGTTAGAGAGATTACGGTTGAGTTTTTAGCCAAGCGAAAACAGGATAGCACGCTCCCTATTCCGCTTGAAATTAGAGATAATATTCAACTGCTAGAGGAGGTCGCCGCTGGTATTCAACATACCGAGCCTGCACGACAGAAGGAGGGCAAGGAGCTCGTGCACCTAGCTATGCAGCTTCTAAAACTCCCCGAAAATACCTCTCCCGAGAAACAGGCCTTTGAGATCCTATTGACGATTGGACATTTTGAGCGCGATACAAACCTCTCTTTTATCAGGCACCGTATTCCTGTCCAGCATGAGGCTCGCGCGGTGCTAGAGGGCGAAAGCCTGGTTATTCCAAGTGAGATAGCGGATTTCCCCGAGCATGAGCGATCGTTTCGTGAGGACCTTACCCGCTTGCGAGCAATAACTATTGATGACGTTTCTACCCAGGATATGGACGATGCGATCTCGCTCGAACAGACGCAGGACGGCTATCAGTTAGGGATTCATATCACCGATGTAGCATGGGCTGTGCTGCCAGAAACCTATCTAGATTTCGCCGCTAGAAGGCGTGCCACCTCTATCTACAGCGCCGATCAGACAGTTAATATGTTGCCGAGCGAGCTCTCTGAATCAAAGCTGAGCTTAAAGCAGGGGGCTGTTAGGCCAGCTCTTTCGGTGATCCTCTCAATGGATCGATCGTTTGAGGTACTGAGCTCGCGTATTACGCCTGCATTTATCAAGGCAGCCGAGCGTTATAGCTACGATCAGGTCGACCATCTACTAGAGCAGGGGGATAGCACCCTCTTGCTGCTGCACGACATAGCGGCAGCGTGTGAGGAGCGGCGCATTCGCAAGGGCGCAACACGTGTTCACAAGCGCGAGGTCGTGCCGTTTAAGGAAGAGGACGGCTCTATTCGCCTACTTGAGATCGAAGAGGACGGCCCCGCACGCATGCTTGTCTCAGAGATGATGGTATTGGCCAACTCGATTATGGCGCAGTTCGCGGCAACACACGGAATCCCAGTGCTCTTTAGAGGGCAGGAGCGAGCTGAGGGAGCCAAAGAGGGAGCCAAAGATGGAGCGACAGAGGAGCTTGTGCCGGAGGGGCCAGCCAAGGATTTCTCTGCTCGCACGAAGCTTAAAAAATCCAGCACATCATGTGAGCCCCGTTCGCATGCGGGACTTGGGCTTGATGCCTACATCCAGGCTACCTCACCGATCCGACGGTATATGGATCTCTGTCATCAGAGACAGTTTATCTCGTTCTTTAGAACATCAAAACCGTGGGTAACACGGCCTGAATTCGAGCTTATAGCGAAGGAGGTTGAGGGGCATCTACAGGCCGCAACGGTTGCGAGTCGTGAGACGAGGCGCTATTGGCTGCTGCGCTATCTTGAGCAACGTGAGCGTGGCAAGGCCATAGCTGGCACGGTCGTACGGCTTGATCTTAAAACCCCCCTAATTGAGCTTGATGAGATCTACATTACACTTTTTGCGCGAGTCCCTAAGGGAACAAAGCTAGGAGACCATGTATCACTTAAGATCTCAGCGATAGATCCGCACACTGAATATGTGCGGCTAGAGGCCGTATAG
- a CDS encoding ABC transporter ATP-binding protein, translating into MSSIEQTSPYDGLPLQRSQIPPPEAQGSGITAKSLSDTIEHLELPKPAQSTPPTTESLQPHQTAPEQAVSQLIKSTGDRSLFKDYLRSIKEAWNETKDTWSKRLAYTTAGAVAIVASSYATSQTLGLTGEVANNPAAINSVFTWLAISLATAVTYRYFQFKEDVASEKHTEKIEPYLSESIFNATTNLSPEVVERRDVQKILTKIRRNEYSIRALVEGTFQGSKQAIELAVTTGAIFLSGHGLWTVPAFIGGFLAYRCAVRCSARSIEAEDEASTFDQRINYGRTSLLNHSGLTDLSLLSASKRLVDKVMEWSRASYALRRAATIKNLADDLFSDYGCEALTAISYAGVVMGAVLGEISPAICLWLVYSLYSIKGEINFISDLFSRQVTKLEFASLRYQLLDISKKLHDGKQFQVLDQAPEIVLEDIKLRYPGSKRDTLQIPGQIVIPAGSKVGIIGQNGAGKSTLIKLLSGRLEPSSGRVLVGGHDLKTTRIFGAHLTQDYESFPGLSIEEIIELGVRPECGGMQAAKVIDKLGIREILFHDKPLGLQTISGAQFENGKSFSGGQQQLICIARTIATGARFCSLDEHTAKLDPDMQIEVTRALFNFPGERTFALVTHKLDQLRNCDLIIVLGGGTIKEIGSHQALLNSGGEYARVYRKQAEAYFDESKRGSLEF; encoded by the coding sequence ATGAGTTCAATCGAGCAAACGTCACCCTACGATGGATTGCCGCTGCAACGCTCACAGATCCCCCCCCCTGAAGCTCAGGGGAGCGGGATAACTGCAAAGAGCCTCAGTGATACTATTGAGCACCTTGAATTACCAAAGCCTGCTCAATCAACTCCCCCTACAACCGAATCGCTACAACCACATCAAACCGCACCCGAACAGGCCGTCTCTCAACTAATCAAGAGCACCGGCGACCGCTCCCTTTTTAAAGACTATCTACGCAGCATAAAAGAAGCGTGGAATGAAACAAAGGATACCTGGTCGAAGCGGCTTGCGTACACCACCGCTGGAGCAGTTGCTATCGTTGCCAGCTCCTATGCGACTTCACAAACCCTCGGACTGACAGGCGAGGTGGCCAACAACCCAGCGGCGATTAACTCCGTTTTCACCTGGCTTGCGATCAGCCTTGCGACCGCTGTTACATACCGTTACTTTCAATTCAAAGAGGACGTGGCCTCCGAGAAACACACTGAGAAGATCGAGCCCTATCTATCCGAGTCTATCTTTAACGCCACTACAAACCTTTCTCCTGAGGTAGTCGAGCGCCGTGATGTTCAGAAAATCCTAACAAAGATCAGGCGCAACGAATACTCCATTCGCGCCCTGGTAGAGGGCACCTTCCAGGGCAGCAAGCAGGCGATCGAACTCGCGGTAACAACAGGGGCGATTTTTTTGAGTGGTCATGGCCTATGGACCGTTCCTGCCTTTATCGGAGGATTCTTGGCCTATCGCTGCGCTGTGCGTTGCTCAGCGCGGTCGATTGAGGCCGAGGACGAAGCTTCAACATTCGATCAACGCATTAACTACGGGCGCACCTCGCTACTTAACCATAGCGGCCTAACCGATCTGAGTTTACTCTCAGCCTCAAAGCGCCTAGTAGACAAGGTAATGGAGTGGAGCCGCGCTAGCTATGCATTACGGCGCGCTGCTACGATTAAAAACCTGGCCGACGATCTCTTCTCTGACTATGGGTGTGAAGCTTTAACTGCCATATCGTATGCAGGGGTTGTCATGGGAGCGGTCTTGGGCGAGATCTCTCCGGCCATCTGTCTCTGGCTGGTATACTCACTCTATTCGATAAAGGGAGAGATTAACTTTATCTCCGATCTTTTTAGTCGTCAGGTTACAAAGCTTGAGTTCGCCTCTCTGCGCTATCAGCTGCTCGACATCTCTAAAAAATTACATGATGGCAAGCAATTTCAGGTGCTGGATCAAGCCCCTGAGATCGTGCTCGAGGATATTAAACTACGCTACCCAGGTTCAAAACGAGATACGTTGCAAATTCCCGGTCAGATCGTTATTCCAGCCGGCTCAAAGGTTGGAATCATCGGTCAGAACGGCGCGGGTAAATCAACCCTGATAAAACTCCTTTCGGGGCGACTTGAGCCCTCATCAGGCCGGGTCCTGGTTGGTGGTCACGACCTCAAAACAACCCGTATCTTCGGTGCCCACCTAACTCAGGACTATGAGTCATTTCCCGGACTCTCAATTGAGGAGATCATCGAACTAGGGGTCAGGCCGGAGTGTGGTGGTATGCAGGCTGCTAAGGTGATAGACAAACTCGGCATACGAGAGATCCTATTTCATGATAAACCGCTCGGTCTTCAGACCATTAGTGGAGCACAGTTCGAAAATGGAAAGAGCTTCTCAGGTGGGCAACAACAACTGATCTGTATTGCACGCACCATCGCAACTGGGGCCAGATTCTGCTCACTCGACGAACATACCGCCAAGCTTGATCCAGATATGCAGATCGAGGTAACTCGCGCGCTCTTTAACTTCCCCGGCGAAAGAACCTTCGCGCTTGTAACTCATAAGCTCGATCAACTGCGCAACTGTGACCTGATTATCGTGCTAGGAGGGGGCACTATTAAGGAGATCGGAAGCCATCAGGCGCTACTCAATAGCGGTGGTGAATATGCGCGCGTGTACCGCAAACAGGCCGAGGCCTATTTTGACGAATCTAAGCGCGGCTCGCTGGAGTTCTAA